From the Cryptomeria japonica chromosome 2, Sugi_1.0, whole genome shotgun sequence genome, one window contains:
- the LOC131062009 gene encoding protein trichome birefringence-like 40: protein MMGRLKWWLHAVLLSVQRQRLAVLLSLLLIFSVCPYSASFNLSADATRAGLSLNSHSMNESPVQNLTRAIGGKCDLFSGSWVYDSSYPLYNGGNCPYLDGEVTCQKNGRPDLDYQKWRWKPRGCNLPRFNALYMLRRMRGKTIMFVGDSLNRGQWESMMCLLHSVLPQSRISFSSGDPISTFKALDYGVTVSFYRAPYLVDMVTGVVQGQKKVVLRLDSVAINGRAWKGADVLVFNSGHWWTHTGNLQGWEYMQDGNRWYKDMDRTVAYQKGMTSWANWIDSNIDTRRTAVFFRSYSPSHTSPREWNNNAKGSNCFGERAPIAGYSYPGPYPPLYKTAEVIVSNMKSQVHFLDITTLSLLRKDGHPSTYSSDFTAGQRKNPARYADCSHWCLPGVPDTWNQLLYATLLF from the exons ATGATGGGAAGATTAAAATGGTGGCTGCACGCTGTGCTACTTTCTGTACAGAGGCAGAGGCTTGCTGTGctactttctcttcttctcatcttctctgTTTGTCCATATTCCGCATCCTTCAATTTGTCTGCAGATGCGACAAGGGCGGGATTATCCCTCAATTCCCATTCTATGAATGAAAGTCCAGTGCAAAATCTTACAAGAGCAATTGGAGGCAAGTGCGATTTATTCAGTGGCAGTTGGGTTTATGAttcatcttatccactttataATGGAGGGAACTGTCCATACCTTGATGGCGAAGTGACCTGCCAAAAGAATGGTAGGCCTGATTTGGACTATCAGAAGTGGAGATGGAAGCCCCGAGGCTGCAACCTTCCCAG ATTCAATGCCCTGTACATGCTTCGGAGAATGAGGGGAAAGACGATTATGTTTGTTGGGGATTCGTTGAACCGTGGGCAATGGGAGTCCATGATGTGTCTATTGCACTCTGTGTTGCCTCAgtccaggatttcattttcctctGGAGACCCAATTTCCACTTTCAAAGCCTTG GACTATGGAGTGACTGTATCCTTCTATCGAGCTCCGTACCTGGTGGACATGGTGACCGGAGTTGTACAAGGGCAGAAAAAAGTTGTCCTCCGCCTGGATTCTGTGGCCATTAATGGCAGAGCGTGGAAGGGCGCAGATGTTCTGGTCTTCAACTCCGGGCATTGGTGGACCCACACAGGCAATCTCCAAGG ATGGGAGTACATGCAAGACGGCAACAGGTGGTACAAGGACATGGACCGCACAGTTGCCTATCAGAAAGGAATGACTTCCTGGGCGAACTGGATCGATTCAAACATAGACACCCGAAGAACCGCCGTCTTCTTCCGAAGCTATTCTCCCTCTCATACCAG CCCTAGGGAATGGAACAATAATGCCAAGGGCAGCAACTGTTTCGGCGAGAGGGCCCCCATAGCTGGGTATTCATACCCAGGTCCATATCCTCCCCTGTATAAAACAGCAGAGGTCATTGTGAGCAATATGAAATCGCAGGTTCATTTCCTGGACATTACCACATTATCGCTGCTGCGCAAGGATGGGCATCCCTCAACTTACAGCTCTGATTTTACGGCGGGGCAGCGTAAGAATCCTGCTCGCTATGCCGATTGCTCGCACTGGTGCCTCCCTGGCGTTCCAGACACTTGGAATCAACTGCTCTATGCTActcttctcttctga